Within the Sylvia atricapilla isolate bSylAtr1 chromosome 10, bSylAtr1.pri, whole genome shotgun sequence genome, the region AAAGCCCTTGTATTTTTTGGTCCAAGCAGACAAAGCAATGCAATCCTTTGGGAGTTCTTGGTGTTGACACacacagctgagctctgtgtaTACCAAGATAAAGGGGCAGTCTCCAGTAGACCATTATTCAGTGCTAGACAACTAGATTATGATGGAAACAAACTACTCTTTTGCAATATTGACATTGTGATCTATGGCAACAAATTCTAAAAGGCCTGTCACATTTTGAACTACTGCAACGGCTGTAATtagtgtttttaatttatttcaaaacaccTGATTTGTCCTCTTTGGAAAAGGGTTCATGCCAAGTGCAATTCTATAAGAGCAATTTTCATCTGCTCCTTTGGTCTTGATGTCATCGTCTTTTAAAGCTGGCCTGACTGTGGCTCTGGGAATAAATTATAAGGAAATTCTTATTAAAACATTGTCTTGCGGTGATAAGATCTGCTCTGCATCAGGACTAACTCTTGCCTTCAGTAGAATTAGGTGTGTGCAAGGAAAATTTCATCATTCCTCTGAAACATACAACTCCAGGCAGACTCTTACTAAATGTTCCAGTTTCTGAGGAATTCTGTGGGAAGCCTGGGAGCTTTGCTGACCTGCCTTGCCCATGGAGTCACTGGTGCCAGAAGTGTGGTCCTACCCCACcactctgcttttctcccttgCCTCTGAGCTGCAGGGTCTCAacccagctccctgccttcTGTTGGCCTGACCACCCACTGGCAAACCCAGCAGAGAACTCCTCACTCAGCCCAGTGTGTTCAGAGAAGGCAAAAAGAAGGGCTGGCAAGGATGGAACAAGGGAGACTTCTCTCTTTCAAGGGCAGCTTGAGGGCTAAGTGGTCCACCTGTATCCTGTGTCTGCAGACAGAGTTAATAACGCCACACGTGTGGGTAGCCCCCCaccaacacacacagagctccctgGGCATTTGTGGAGGAGAAGCACCAGCACAGATGACAGAAGACCCAAGTCCAAAGCCTCCTGGATCTGTAGGCACTTCACTTGGTTTCAGGCATTAAAGCTTCAGGGCTATAGTTCGCCTGCTGCCCATTTGTAAGCAGAGTGAACACACTGTCCTGACTCACTTGGCTGCTCCGAGGATGACGAAGAATTTAGGTGTAAAGAGCCATGTAAGCCTTGTGGAGAGAAATGCTTGCTCTGGAGTTAGCTTGAATTTCAAACAGGTTATCttctgtgtctgcagggcttAGTCCTGCAGTCTTACCCTGAAAGATGCAGCAGACAGCCTGGAGCAGTCCCTTGAGCTCAAGTGCTGCAGAGGTGTAAGCAATTACTGCTAACAAATCTACCAGGCAAGCAGAGAGGCGTGTTTGAGCCAGGACAGTGTTGTATCAAAGCAGGACCTGATCACAAGAGCAGTAATTGgttgctgtctgtctgtctagTATCACCCTGGTACCCCAGTCCGTGTCTTGAGATCATTTCTGGTATTTCTGCTATCACTGTTGGTACTGACAACAATGTTCTCACCTTCATTGCCTGGACTCAAAATAGCACCAGCTAGAGGAAAAGTCATAGATGGGAGGATGGAGCTATGTTTTCTGACACTGCAATCAGTGATTTGGGGCCAGTTCAAAAACATTAGGGAAATCCTGCTTGGTCCTGTGCTGACATGTGAAGTCTAATTAACCTTGGCAGTAATTCTTAACGAAAAGTGAGTGTCACTGTAGCAGGTGCTGGGCTGTCACATCCTACCTGGGCCTGGAGGGttcagggagctgctcccacccaCGAAAGCCCCaagagctcagccccagctgagctcctgcccGTTATTTTCACCAGGAGGGCCCAGCCCTGTGTGTTGTTTTCCATGTGGATGGAACACACCACAGCTCCAATGCGAGTGAACACGTTAACATCAACACAGCCTTCTCCCCAAGCTAAACATATTACAGCATCAGCAAATTACAGGGCACTGTAAATTAGACTCCCTCTTTGCAGACTCTGCGTGCTGGGCCAGGGCCACATCCCTCCCTGGAGGAAGTAGTGGCTGGGGATTTCATTGCTCCTCAtctcccctgctctgtgcacagggCTGCCTGGTGGCGGTCACATTTCTGCTCATGCTGCCAGAGCATCCAGTCCACACATACTTCCCAAAGGATGCTTTTGTCATGGTACAAGATGACAGTGGCCAGTAAATCTCAACAAAAGTGACTGCCTGTAGGTCTGGGTCAATTCTGAGCCATTTTTACTcattggggggaaaaaaaccacacaggaaGGGACtggtttcccttttctgtcccCAGTTTCTGAAGACCTGAAGTCAGGAAAGGTTCAGAGAAGACCTCAGACCACCTGTGTTGAAATCCTGGAGTGAGGCAAACAAGCAGACCTGTCTCTCTGACAGAGGTATTTTGGCCAATGTGTTTTAACCAGACCTTTTCTAGAGAACGCGGTGTGGAGAAATGTAATTGCGGGTCTGGGAAAACAATAACTAAAAGGAACCGTTGagctcttttccctggaaaaacaACAAATGCAGCCCACACCGTCCCATCCCCCTTAGCACAGCCGGCACGGCCTTGCTGGCAGGAGGAACCCGGGGGACACAGTGGGACAAATCTCTGCCAGGCACACCTCAGGGCAGCCACCCCTCCGGGAGctgcattttacaaaaaaagcaGCGAAAGAGGACCCAGGTAAATGATTATTTACAGCTCTGCGTGGGGAGGGTTGCACAAGCGGAGGGTGGAGCGCGTTCCCCCGCCCTCCCATGGCTTGTGGGCAGAAAAGCCGATCACCGCCGTGAGGTTTCTACTCCCCCAAGACGGAGTTAATTCTGTTTACCTTGTAATAAGAATGctatttcttgcctttttttcccttggctgaGCTTGTTTCCAGTCTCCCCggctgctgtcctgctggggCGGCTGGCTCCGAGGGCAGCCAGggagtgctgggctgggaacagcagcatcCCACGCCTCCCACCTGCTGAACCTTGCTGTGTGGTTCCCGAACTAAAAGTCAAAGCCCTTGGCTGCAATTGGGAGGTGAATCCGTGGCAGGGGAGAGCACTGATACTAGCACTGAGCAGCTTTCACATAGCTGGGAATTTTCTAGGAGCTTGGGAAGTAAGAAAGCTTGGCACTAACTAGTTCATGTTGTTGTTctctcactttctctttttttttctggtttttttttgtttgtttgtttgtttttttcctttccattaaaACCCACCTGCCAGCTGTAGGACATTGGCAAAGGCTGTCTTTGTACCCATCAGTCTTGGGGATCCTCTACCCTGATTTAAAAATGCAGGGTTTTGTGTCAGTCACCTCCTTCACCTTCCTGGACAAGAGGCAGTGATGTAGTTTTGCAGGTATGGAATTTTCTGATGTGGTAGGTGAAGTACAAAAACACCATGGTAAGAATGCAGGCTTGTGCAATGTCCCAGAATGTGCCACCCAGGCTGGCTGTACCAGCCAGCAGCAGTCTGGGATGGTCAGATGGACCTGCCTGGAGATGAAAACACTTTTCCAATCAGTCCTTCTAGCAGGAGGAGTGAATCAGGACACAACTGAAGCAGAGCCATTCTAGAACAAGACAAAAATATGGGAAACTTAACATCAAAATTCATGTTTCTGACACGAAACCTGCTTCTGGGCCTGGCTGATGAACCAGATAGAAGTGCAGGGTGGCTTCTGTGCCTCAAGGCAAACCCAGATGTTATCCAGGTGGGTTGCCCAGGACTTGGTCCCCAGCCCAGGTAGGACCCGCCAGCTGAAGGCTCCTTGTGACCCCTGtggcagcaaagcaggagcacccacagcctccatagctccaggggctcctggTGTCCACAGCAGGTCCCTGTAGGAAATGTAGACCCCAGGAACACCAAGTCCCTGACACAGAATGCTAGGAATCCAGGCAGGGCTTTTCTGGAAAAGCTGTAGGAGTTGGGATGTTTTCCAATCAAGCATATGAGGCTCAACAAAGGAgggtttttccctttctgctcagTGATGCAGATGCCTGAGCAAAGGActtcaggagctgcagaaagggTCAAAAGTAATATGCTATAGAAGAACAAGCTCCTTGTCGCAGGCTGGACTTCCAGAAGCAGGGAAACAGCAACAAGGCAAATTGAAGAACCAGTGGGAGTGGAGGAATGAGGAGTCTAATGAAGGGGGACAGGGAGGACACCCTTGCAATACTGTTGGTGTTGCAACCCAAAGGCCAGTTTGGAAAGCTCAGATCAGCTGGATGCAAAGCCCAGGTTAAACACGTGGTTGTTGTGagcctgtggctgctctgctccctgtgacaccagccacctcctctgccagctgctaAGGTGGTGGGCAAACAGCACTGTGGGTGAGTAATCCTGATGGGATACGCACTGGCTGCCAGGGCTTTGGCCACTTATGAGCTCTGACATCGCAAGATTTACTGAAGATAAATGTCCCCCACCCATTGCAGGGAcatttaaaggtcccttccaacccagatcTGACTGAAGCACTGACACTCTGCAAAAGCTGGCCACAAAAAAACTTTTCAGGTAGACTTACCTGTAAGACCCTGGAAGATGCTGGTACCACTGGCAGCTTTTAGCTGTTCTTTgtgaaaacaaggcaaaaattTACATCACTGTCACTTCACTGGCTGCCCGAAAGTTACTCCCAATTTCTCCATGCTCAGGACAAAGGCTTGAGTTCTTTCAGTCTGCTTACTCATCTAGATTTGtaaatctgctgcttttgagCAACATGAGGTTACTGACATTTCAGGGGTTTCCTCTTAAGAAGTCCTTCATTAACTTCTTTCCCTCAGTAATGCcattatttctgcttctgcctTATATTAAAAAGATTCTGAGCTTGTGTTTCACAAACAGCTGTCACTAGGTCTCTTGGCTGGTTTTGTGATCCTAATTGTCAGTTTTCAATGTTTTAATACTCTTTAGCTATGTGTTCAGaacaatacagaaaacaaagccaaatttATTACAAGAAGCTCATGTGCAAATCAGAAGCTGAATCTGAAAAAGGCTTTGGGCATGGACAATTTCTTAAATTAAAGAGTTGGAGAAGCCAAGAAATCCAACAGGCTGATGCTATTCCCAAAACATCTTGAGGTCTCTTACTCCTTCAAAATATCTAAGCAATATAAATGAGCAAGTAATTCCCACTGACAGTGAAATTCCCTATGTAGTATACAGAGCTCGGGTGAATAATAAATAACATATGGAAGAAGATGCCAAGAAGCAGTCAAAGTTCCCATTGTCTGCAGAGACAAATGCCATCATTTCATTGCAAGATGGCTTTAGCAGCAGGAATGTCAGTCACGTGCAAAGACTGAAATCCAGTCAGAAACTCCCCCAACTTTCAACCCAGGCAACTTGTTTCTATGCAACCTACAGCAGAGCTGGCCAAAGGGTTGAAGAAAATGTGGCCAAGTATAATTGCATGATCATGGCAGAAAGGGACAGGAAATGAAAGTTTTGGCTTTGAATTTTGTCCAGTTAAAAGCgtagcaaacaaacaaacaaggtAGCCTCTGCCTCCGTGTCAGTCTCCCACACAGATCTGCATCACCTGCTGTGGTCTGCTTTTGCCAGCTGCTGAGAAGTCTTGCTGACTATTTTATAGGTGGGAttgctttcctcttttcttctgccCAGGAAACCTTGGAGTGGAGGCTGCAAAAGTTCTTGGAGAAGGAGTGAGCAtgaaaacatgggaaaaaattaatctcaaTGGAAATCCTTGACTAATTGACAGGTTGGAATAAGAATGACCGTAGACCCCAAACTATGCCAGGCAAccagcctgctccaggcactgcaaGCTCACTCAGCCAGCCACATGCCTGCCTGTTTTGCTCTGCCAGCTTTACATGGCCTAATTAGCTTTGTTCCTATTGTTTGTAATTACAAAAGCAAACAGCCCATGGAGAGTGAAGGACTAGAGGAGGCAGCTCCTTGACTGagcttaagaaaatattttaaatacagtttgttTCTCATCACAAGTACTTAAAATATGAAAGGGATGAACAGAAAAAGGTTTCCAGGGCAAGTAGAAGCAGGGGGATAGAGCCTTGTTATCCTGGGGAGGTATCATGGTAGGTTAGAAGACTCCCATGCCCAACAGGAACCATTCTCTATCTGGCCTGCAAAAATGGTCTTGCTGTCACAATAGAAGCACAGTACACTCCCTCCTAAAGGGGTTTAGGGTGAGATGGAAGGAGTCCCATATGGAACAGCAGCACTCTCGCTGCTCTGAAGGCAGAGCACCTCTCCTGGGAACAccttggctctgtgccccatcccctccccattcctgcagctcccactcccCTGCAAGGGAGCCATCTGccttccccctgccccttccTGCTCCACCCAGGGTGCAGCCTGCCCTGCCGAGGAGCAGAGCAGACCTTCTGGTTCCTGGGCTGCAATCGGAGCAGATTACTGGGTGAGTTTCTGCCAGAGGCCACAACTGCCTGACTCACTGCAAAAGATCTGTCCCCACCTATGTCTGCTGTAGATACACACAGCCAAACAACCTCCATCCTGGCAGGCAGGCTCCCAAAAGCCCAAGTCCCACTCTTCACTTCTATGTGCACCGTTCCAAGTTCTGCTCAAAAACAAGAAATGAAGTAATAGTCtgattttccttaaaaaagttCATTTATTGAAATTGTTTAAACACTTTGTACAAGTTCCCGATACAAGCATCTGCTCCCTGGCTCAGGGTTaatgcaaaaacaaaagcagagactTCAGCAGCTCTTCAATGTGACCTGAGCTGCCACCTCCCGAGACAAGAGGTctcctgaggcagctgctgtgcacaggcaATTCCCCATGGAGAAGGGGAAGCCACATGGCCCAGCTCCAAGTACAGGCCAACATCAACTAGAGCCTGAAGCAAATGCTCTGGTTGGTTTCTTTTAGTAACTTTATGCTGTAGGAGTCAGGTAAAACAGAGGTACAAGGCTTGTACAGACCACCAACGTGGCACACAGCTCAGCCAGAGGCTCTCCCTGTCTACAGAAGGAAATCAAGAGATCTGATGCCTCTGAACATACACACAATTATAAAGCCTGGTCAGAAGCATCAGTTTCCTTCTATGCAAAAAGGCTGAGCTTTGGAGAAGTGGCACCATCCCTCTAGGGATCACAGGAATTAACACCCGGTGTCAGCCCACGCCAAGTGACTGACTGGGTGTTTCAGGAGAAGGGGGAACCTTTGATGAACAgcattattatatttttagaTATGACTCAATATGCAAGGATGACTACATCTTTAAAATGgttgtttcttcctctttggTGAGCTTGAATTACAAGCAAATGCCATAACCTTTGGGTCCGTTTTCTTGGAATTTGCCTTCATATCATCACTGAAAGTGTTTACAAGAAATAGACAGGATGGAATGGCAGCGTGTGAGGTATCTTTGGGGAAACATCAGGGAGTGGCAGTGCATTCAGTTTGGTTTAACACAGCTAGCTGCATCGGGCAAACAGAGATTGGGAAACTAAGCCCAAATGAGAAAACCTCGAGGAAAAAAGAGTGTTAAAAGGTGACCTGTAACACACACAGGGGGATAAAGCTTCAAGCTCAGCTGCCAGGGTGGGAGCACAGAGAAACAATCACTGGCAGCACTCTAAGGAACAGCCACAGCCTCATCAGAGACACACAGTGAAAACAGAAGGCAATCCTTTTCTCTGAGCTCTTCCCTGACACCAGGGAAACCTGCAGATGCTTTGGGAGTCTGGTAACTTCTGTGGTCTCTACCTTACACTGCATCTTCCATTAGCCAACAGCATGTGCACAGACAGCGGATTTCCACTTAAGTCACAGCAATTTGTTTCTGACCCTTTGCATGGAAAGGAGGGTATTAAAGATGATGCCAATAAAACAGTACAAGAGCATTTTACATCTCTTCAAACATTCCTACAGGTAAAgtctttttttcaaaattatgttttcccTTAAGCTATTGGTTTCATCATTTTGTATATAATATATGttcctttaatttctacacACACCACACTGGGCTCTAACTTAATGGGATATGGGACTGAATTGTTACAAtctattacaaaaaaaaaaaaaaaaaaaacaaaaaaaccaacaacaaaaaaaacagctaaaaaaaagcACCAACATCCGTCTATAAAAACAGTatcattttcccttttgctcCCAAATACTAAAATTAACCCAAGCTTGGAGGTCTCATTTTTCCAGTGGCAATACCTATGAGTCTAGGCTAGCCTTCCTCCATGGgctgggagagaaaggagaagttACGTCCAGTAGCCAAGAGGATTACAAAAATATAcacattttcaggaaaagaggaaggcaGAACCTAGAGCTTGGACTCTGCTCAGGACAGTGGCATTGTAGTGTCCTCTCCAAAATGCACTACCAGTGCTGGTGGCTCCTCTTCTTTGTTGCATTATACATAATCCTTCCCTGTGGAGGAGGCATTTTTTGGGTAGCCTCGGGTGGGTGGATATGAAGTTTCTCTCCgtggacaggagcagcagagaaaggatCCCCCCAGTATGGCCAGAGATGAAGCTGCCCAGCCAATGAAAAGAGCTGAACCAAACTCAAATctggagaagaaggaagggagaaagtGAGAATCACTGTAATCCAGAAGTATTACTTCTAGTAATACATTCAcacaaagcagaaggaaggagaaactgGGATGGGTGTGGCTTCCTACAAGGCAGCAGCTTGGAGCAGTCAGGCTTTTTTGACCCCCAAAGCTCAGAGCTGGGTTTCTCCAGTATTTTGGGTCACCCCCAACAGCTGCAAGCAAAGCTCTGTGTAAACCAAGAGCATGTAGTGGGGTCAAACTCAGAGAAGTCCCACCAGTGAGGTCTGTGGCAGTGACGTTACCTGAAAAGCCAAGACCTAAGAGCCACATGGATAATGAGGTCTGGTCTCAAGCTCTTTCTGCGCAGCCTGAAGCCAACCCAGCTAGTTCAGAAAACTCCTTTGTTTTGAGTGACTGCTACTCAAAACTAAGCCCTGGGAGTATTTGTCATGCTCAGCTATAGTGTGTGATACCAAATGGGTCAGTACCTGGTGTTGACAGGGGTGAAAGGGTCATAAAAGGCCCGAGCCACTCTGTTGCCATACCACGACGTGGCTACCAGCGCTGCCAGACCTGCACACAAACAGAACATAATGTCATGGCTTAAGGAAAAACAATCAGCAAAATAAGGATGCAGCAGAATCAGCATCCGGAGTAAAGCTGAGCTGCTACCCTGAAAAGTTCTAAGCTGCTCTACTTAGTGCTGACTGGGAGGGACAGATTTGAGACTTCCCAGTTACactgcagcaaaggcaggacTGCTCTGCTAACAGCCTTTTCTCCACTGAAGCAGGGTCAAACTCAGCTCTGCCAACAGACATGGAGATTGTAATGCCAGTGCCAAGGTGCCTCGGGTAGCCTGAACCAAAGTCCTCTAAGGAGTTCCCAGACCAAAATGCActtggagcagctctcccacGTCCTGCACAGGGTATATGCCACCTAGGAAACAGCACATTTAACACTCAACACATCTGCACGTGACCAACCTGAAATGATGAAGATCACCCCACCGAAGACAGCCATCCTCATCTTCTTCACCTGGTCATCTTCCATGCACTTCATGCATTTCATGCCTGTCACAGCAACGAAAATTCCAACGAGCCCCAGGAGTATTGAAGCCACCATCAAAGCCCTTG harbors:
- the CLDN1 gene encoding claudin-1, encoding MASGGLQLLGFVMAFLGWIGIIISTAMPQWKMASYAGDNIVTAQALYEGLWMSCAMQSTGQIQCKVYDSLLKLESSLQATRALMVASILLGLVGIFVAVTGMKCMKCMEDDQVKKMRMAVFGGVIFIISGLAALVATSWYGNRVARAFYDPFTPVNTRFEFGSALFIGWAASSLAILGGSFLCCSCPRRETSYPPTRGYPKNASSTGKDYV